The genome window GATGAACGCGCAACCACGCATTATGATCGCAGACGATGATGCGCAGATGCGCGAGTTACTTGTCTCGATATTGCACCAGCGTGGCTATCGCGATATCGTTCATGCCAGTAGTGGCACGCAGGCCTATGCATTATTGGCGGACGCGAAGGAGCCGTTCGACTTGGCGCTGCTGGACCTGGAGATGCCTGGCATGAGCGGCCTCGAAGTGCTTAGCGCCTGTCGCGCCTTACTACCGCATTGCATGTGGGTCATAGTCAGCGGACATAGCGGACTGCCCAACGTGCTGTCGGCCATTAGTGCGGGTGCACACGGCTTTATTGTTAAACCGTACAGTATGGTAAAGGTCTTCGATATTCTGGACAAATTCGATAACAGGAGCTAGCAATGAAGGAGGTTACCGGCAACCCAGCGGTTGACCACCCGCGCCGCATACTGCTGGCCGATGAAGAGTCGTCATTCGCATGAAAGATTGCGCAGAATAAAACTTTGGCTGAAGTGCCAGATGAGCAATATAAGTTAGCGCGTATGGCGGCGCTGTTCCACCACGTGTGCGATAGCGGCGATTTGTAGCATGGAAACATATGAAAAAGATCGATATATCCGAATTGAGAATTGGCATGTACATTGAGGATTTCTGCGTGCCTTGGCTAAAGAATCCCTTCTGGTCCCTTTCTTTGCTGGTGGACACGCCAGATAAACTGGCCAGGATCATAGCAAGTAACATTGTCGAATTGGTGATCGACCCGAGCCGGGGCGTCGACATCGCGCTCGCGCCGTCAGCCGGCGTGGCAAAGGCAATACTAGCCAAAGCGGCTCCGTTTCGTTATCCGTCGGTTGAACCGACGTCGATGGCGACCGAACTCGATCGCGCCGCGCAGCTCTTGACCGAATCAAAAACTGCGGTCAGCTCAATGTTTCATGAAGCGCGCATGGGAAATGCGATCACCGCCGAACAAGTGCAGCCGCTCGTTGACGAAATCGCCATGTCGGTCATGCGCAACCCGGATGCCTTGGTCAGTTTGGTTCGGCTTAAGCATGCTAACGAATATACCTATATGCATTCGGTAGCGGTATGCGCGCTGATGATTGCGCTGGCTCGCCAGTTGAAGATGCCCGACGCGCAGGTCCGCGAGCTCGGGCTGGCCGGACTCATGCACGATATCGGTAAGATGCTGGTTCCGCAAGACATCCTGAACAAACCGGGTGACTTGACCCCAGACGAATTCACGGCCATCAAGGTTCATCCGGAAGCAGGGTACCGGCTGTTATTAGCGGGCAACGGCGTGAGCGAGGTAGTGCTTGACGTCTGCCTGCACCATCACGAGAAGATGAACGGCACCGGCTACCCATTGGGCCTAACAGGCGACGCGATCAGCGTGGCCGCGCGCATGGGCGCCATTTGCGATGTCTACGATGCGATTACTTCCGATCGCCCATACAAGTCCGGCTGGTGTCCAGCTTCTTCCTTGAGCAAAATGATGGAATGGTGTAACGGGCATTTCGACCCCGACATCTTAGGCGCTTTCATTAAATGCATGGGGATTTACCCGGTAGGTACAGTAGTCAAGTTGCAGTCTGGTCGCCTTGCGGTGATCGCCGACCAAGGCTTGGGAAAGTCCCTGCTCGCCCCGACTGTGTGTGTATTTTTCTGCACCAATTCCAAAACCTTATTGGCGCCGGAACTAGTCAATCTTGCTGAGCCAGCCGTCAAAGACAAGATAATCGGACGTGAAGATGCAGCAAAATGGGGCGTCGGCGATACCAGAAGATATTGGATCAAGCACCCTGCCGCATTGTGAAATTTTTTGATAGCCGACGCGCTGTCGAAATGATTCATCCATTCAGCCGACACCTGGTTCTCGACAGCAAACAGTGCTCATGCGATGGCATGGGAGACAACGTTCTATAACTGGACCTAACTATCGATTGTGGAAGTGAAGCGCGCATTCACGCAGCGTTGCAAGCACGGTCGGTTTGAAATGAGAGACGCTACACTTATTGCTGGACATTGTGGGAGTCCCTTTCGTTCAGCGATTTCAGTTCGTCAAGCCCGACCAGTTGCGCCAGCGCGACATCCGCCTCCTGTGCGTCGCCGCGCCGCGCGGCCCGCTCGAGCTCGCCGGCGCACAATGTCAAACCGGGGTAGCCGAAAGAGCCGGCGGATCCTTTCAACTGGTGTGCCAAGTCGGTGACCTCGCTCCAGGCGTGCGTGCCGACATCCCGCGCCAGTTGGGTCAGCTGCGGCGCCAGTCTCGCCTCAAACGTTGCACGTATGGCATCGTATCCGTCGATCAGTTCGAACTGACTGGCGGCAGCCTTGGGTGAGACATCCTGCCCGAGCAAGCGCACCAGCAATTGACCCAGCGCGCGGAAGTCGATCGGCTTGCCGAGACACTCGCTGCAGCCGGCTGCGCGGTAGCGCTCGATGTCGTCCGCCATCACGTTCGCGGTCAGGGCGATGATCGGTCGACAAAACCCGGCCACGCGCAGCACTTCGGTAGCCTGGATGCCGTCCATCACCGGCATCTGCATGTCCATTAAGATCAGGTCGAAACCGCCGACGAGGGCCAGTTCGGTCGCCTGGGCACCGTTTTCGGCCACCTCATAGCTGACGCCAATACAGTCCAGATACGCGCCGATCAGCATACGGTTGTCGGGTCCGTCTTCGGCCA of Janthinobacterium sp. PAMC25594 contains these proteins:
- a CDS encoding response regulator; translated protein: MNAQPRIMIADDDAQMRELLVSILHQRGYRDIVHASSGTQAYALLADAKEPFDLALLDLEMPGMSGLEVLSACRALLPHCMWVIVSGHSGLPNVLSAISAGAHGFIVKPYSMVKVFDILDKFDNRS
- a CDS encoding HD-GYP domain-containing protein, which codes for MKKIDISELRIGMYIEDFCVPWLKNPFWSLSLLVDTPDKLARIIASNIVELVIDPSRGVDIALAPSAGVAKAILAKAAPFRYPSVEPTSMATELDRAAQLLTESKTAVSSMFHEARMGNAITAEQVQPLVDEIAMSVMRNPDALVSLVRLKHANEYTYMHSVAVCALMIALARQLKMPDAQVRELGLAGLMHDIGKMLVPQDILNKPGDLTPDEFTAIKVHPEAGYRLLLAGNGVSEVVLDVCLHHHEKMNGTGYPLGLTGDAISVAARMGAICDVYDAITSDRPYKSGWCPASSLSKMMEWCNGHFDPDILGAFIKCMGIYPVGTVVKLQSGRLAVIADQGLGKSLLAPTVCVFFCTNSKTLLAPELVNLAEPAVKDKIIGREDAAKWGVGDTRRYWIKHPAAL